Part of the Choristoneura fumiferana unplaced genomic scaffold, NRCan_CFum_1 Sck3bRy_116;HRSCAF=302_pilon, whole genome shotgun sequence genome, gaaaaaaaaaaatacaaggaacaaaatgatattttttaggAATCCGCAAACTGTGCTCTGCAATACCCCAGGTCATCGCGGCACTATCCTACGAGTGTCGCGAAACTATACACTAGAGTTACCTGCACACATAACTAAAGCTAATAGCCAGCATTTTTTTGTACAACGGGTGTTAAGAAACAATTACAACATATAAGGAGGATTGCAGTATAAAAACATTAGTAACccctgttttaatttataagctTATCATTGctgtagttttatttaaaaaactagaTTCACTCCACATCCCTATTTGCTATTCTTCAGTCCACAATAGCTGGCAAGCTAGGTAATCAGCCTGCATAGACCCAAAAAGACATTGACATTAACATCTTACGACAATAACATCACCACAGCCCAAAGCATAGCTAGTCttgaaaatcataaattttCATGCACCATggagggatttttcgaaattcctatGGAAGATCTATAACTGCCGTCCGATATATAACTGCTTTCGATACACATCCTTTCCACAAAAGACTAGGGCTTCACAAAATATTCGCTAGGGCCGCCGCCGCTAGTGTTATATGTGTGCGAATTTCAGTAATGTACTGGGCATAACAAAATTAATGTATCAAATATGTAATCAAACTACGTTACCTGAGGTTTTGCTTCTCCATCAACTAGATTTTCCAGTGCTTCTTGAGCGCCGGGCCAATTTATACCGAACAATATACTGTCGTCAAATCCCTTATAATCGTGCTCAATAGACAACACAGCTCCAATTACGCTTAAAACTAATAAGCATACACCTctcattttaacttttaaatcaCACAACcatcatttataataaataaaataaatccatcCACAAATTCTACATGGAAAACATTGTAGAAATTGTTATAACATTGGAATTAAAAAGGACTCAGTGAGTCGACAAACGGCGCTGCTGTCTGTGGAAAATGTTGGCCATAGTTTAGTTTGAGATAATCACTCATTGCCATCCTAATTTAGTCGGTTAGTATGCGAATGAGCTGGATCTATGACAGACAGCCACGACAGATGACAAGAAATGTCAGTCAGTTTACTGggacaaaaaaataatagctgATTCGAGGAATCATTCAAGTTCAACGTTTCAACGTTCTGGACATGTTCTGAAACacttgttgtttttaaataaatgtaattttctgtATTGTTTCAATCTAACAAAACAACATCATTTAATGTTACAAAGGCGTTTAATCCTCTGCATTTAAAATACGATGTGGAATTTTCTAAAGTAATGAATCCCGAATGAAACCATAGATATTAAAAGTTGTACCTACTCTATGAAGTGCATGACATGACTGACATTagtgacattgtcattttgtcACGTTCGGTAGTTTTGTAGTTTTGGCTGGTTTTGTCAGTTTTGTCAAAATGGCGTTTAGCTTCCCAGCCTTTTCCTATATTATAGCCCTAATAATAGATGCATtcctaatatttttctcaatATTCCACGTAATAGCCTTCGATGAACTGAAAACCGATTATAAGAATCCAATAGATCAATGCAACAGCCTTAACCCGGTAAGTAATACTTCTTAAGTCGAACTTCGCCCATGACTTGGGTTTaaccttatttttttgtttttagcttGTCCTGCCAGAATATCTGCTGCACTTATTGATTAACGTGCTATTCTTGCTGTCAGGAGAATGGTTTTCACTGTTAATAAACGTGCCTTTGATTTTGTATCACATACACAGGTACGTTCATAGGTTATAGGTTATGTTTTTCTGACTAGTATGCTAATTAAAGAATTGGTTTGATAAAGTGAGTCATATGTTTATTTTGCAATGCAGATATCGAACACGGCCGGTGATGTCGGGGCCCGGCCTGTATGACCCCACTAGCATTATGAATTCAGATGTTTTGACAGTATGCCAGAGGGAAGGATGGATCAAGCTGGCATTCTACCTGTTATCATTCTTTTTGTACTTATACGGGTAAGTTCGAGTCTAGTTAACATACAGAACTAATATTAAATAGCATTATTACAAACTTTTAGTTAGCTTGTATCTACTCGGACATTGAAAAAATACGTTTTGCTAAAATAGCAAAGGTCAGGGCCGAATTTCGAAGTGCCTTGAGGCAACAGAGGAGTGGGGACCTAGCAaaaactattttccaaataaaattaacaatataattaattacaatagataAAGGTAAAACAgcggaaaaaaattaaaaaaaagttgtttactaGTTTACTCGccggaatttgaaaaaaaaaccagtttcTATTATGGGGGCCCTTCTTTTGTGGAGGCCCTGTAGCCCTGGttgccctcccctaaatccggccctggcaAAGGTGAAAGCCATAAAAAGAATAACTTGCTGTGTTAGTATGGCTCTAGGCTAGGAAGTCAAAATTAACACACTACCAGTGGTCTGTTTAActaaaaatttggtatacatggTGTAAGTTGGATAACAAATGGATTCAATAAAGTTGATGATTAGTGATGTGCTTGAACTTGTGGCATGCCATTCATTAGCCATCCAATTACAATTTGTGTCAAAtctatgaaaacaaaaaaatgtgtgcGCTTATACTAAGATAGTTAAAAATGTGATATTGGGAAGGAACTACAATGATACTTCTGTTCCTCGCACTATTAATTCTGTGTGTTAACCCAATTAACGTTGCTAGCACCTTGATGAGTGATAAGTAGTTGGATTAAAGCCATAAATTCTAATCAGTCATCACTTTCATCATTTAGTTACGACTCTTGCTTGCTCTTGACTCAAAGATAATGCAGTATATCTTTAGAATGACATAGATAATTTCACAAGGAACTTGTGTAGCATTCATTTAATGTATGTACAAGTGCAAACTTTTTGAGCAATGACAACAATATCTTCCAATGGTTAAGGTTAGATTATATTGAAATCTTCTATTTGATTgtgttaataatataataaatatcatgattcAATTAACACTAGTTGatctaatcccaaactaagctaaACTTGTGCTATAGCTACTAAGCAAgagataaacaaaataaattttatttatttgaatcagttcagcagtttaagcgtgaaaaagcagcagacagacacactttcgtatttataatattagtatacatAATAGTCACCTCAACTTTGAAAAGACAATTTCTTGCAAGTCTTACCTACTCTGATGATTGTTATCTCTCATTTCAGGATGATTGTGGTGCTGATTGCGGCGTAATTGGGAAGGAAATTCctattaataagtaattttctGTTGTTTTATAATTAGCACTCCCTAAGTCAAATAGTGTGAAGAACAAATCTGTGTAAAAGGGATAACATACTTGATAGATACTGCTAGTCAGTCTCTTGGCTATGAGTTGGCTGAAAAACTACTGTagaaagagtagaaattaaaataaggCCTCTACTTTCTATCATATCCTGAAATCTTTGTTCTTGTTGAAattagcagcagaagtggatgagcggtcaCAGTGCTCAAAATGACCTATCTGCACACAACTACTACCAcggtaataacctaaccagcaaaaaatttgaaaacccccgactttgtcacttcaaagttcaatatttcaaaaacggccaaaccgattttgatgaaaaatgtctaagctagaaaacctaatttccaataaaaaaaaaactgcattcaaatcggcccacctgtttaagagctgcgatgccacagacagacagacagacagacacacgtagcggtcaaactttataacacccctctttttgcatggAGGGTTAATAAAAAGATAGTGTGTAGATcaagatcattttgagcaccacaaccacatatctacttctgctgctgactgtatacTGCAACAATtttgaaatgtttaatttctctttcatattttttctacttttttgtGGGACCCTACTTTAAAACGAGTCTTATACccaataaattattaagataTTTCTAAGGCATATGTCTGaattatgagaaaaataaaaactttgattgctgttaaaattaataaataattgttttttttttttcaattaaacaaTGTAATAAATATTCAGGAATATTAGAAAAGATACACACAGGATGtatttaaaacgattttttataaatacatatttacctTGACTATCACTTGTGGaaaaaatttaggtaggtatatctaccAACATTTATGAGGTTTatgattttataattaaataatttactattGATACCTTTTACTGTTGATTTTTTAGATCAGTATAACTTCCTTTTTcctgtacaaaataatttaataccatTTTTGGAATGCAATAAGTGGCAATAATAAACTACTGTTTGTAGACTTCCAAATAATATAAGTGACTTGGAAACAATTGCGTGAACAGTGTGCATGAGATGAGAgaagaaaaaaaaggttttattttaatttttattgaccttttcgacgccaacgactcatataccGCAGGTTCCACGTCAAAGcttatacgtccattacttcaatgcaaaagcaaccgtgttaag contains:
- the LOC141444982 gene encoding protein cornichon-like, whose translation is MAFSFPAFSYIIALIIDAFLIFFSIFHVIAFDELKTDYKNPIDQCNSLNPLVLPEYLLHLLINVLFLLSGEWFSLLINVPLILYHIHRYRTRPVMSGPGLYDPTSIMNSDVLTVCQREGWIKLAFYLLSFFLYLYGMIVVLIAA